From the genome of Medicago truncatula cultivar Jemalong A17 chromosome 2, MtrunA17r5.0-ANR, whole genome shotgun sequence:
AATTATAAGTCTCCTGcaagtgtgcttgagcatttgaaagTCTCTTGGAAGAGTCATTGAGCAATTGGGATTAGtagtgattatagtgaaatccctTAGAAGTGTAAGGGGGTTGGACTACTCCTGTGTCGTGGGATAAACCAGTATAAATTGCTTTATGTATGCTCTCTCTCATCCATGTGTTCTGTTATATTCCGCCGCACTCAGACTTTGTATCATATTCTGAACTCATCAGAATCTGACATGTGTTAACACTTTGAAAAAGAACCagaaaaaaatcaacacaattcaatccccttattgtgtttttctcaccttcaatgaCAAAGGCTTTGAAGATTGAAACATTTGAATGATTGAGAAGCATGATGGGCATGGTGGGTGAATtcaaaaaacatgaattaaggAAGAGTGTTAAGAATAGTAATTCAATTTGTTCTGTATTTTTTAGTTAGTTAGAAAGTTGGTTATAAGTAGTTAAGGCATTGTGTGTATTTGAATTAGAGATATACAAGATATAATGTCTCTCAAAGCTCTCTCTCATCTCTTATATCCCcctctttctctattttctctcaAATTGAGAAAACAAAGCTTTTGTTCCAACAAACGCAAGTGCTCTTTAATTTATGTTTCTatctcatatttttttctctaaaagcgatttttttattttactctcACTCTTCTCATCCATGATAGCATCACCTTTCGTAGAAGAAATGATTATtgacatcaacaacacaccttTCCATGTTAGACTTCTGTAAAAATTTGCCAAACTTTCACTTTGGTGATTACCGATTGTACTCCCTTTTTCATGTGATTGAATTTTGGTGATCAATAATACAAATCcccctaaaattaaaatcaacggTAAGAAATTTCGATAATCAACACACATAGTAACACTCCTCGAAAAAAACAcacatttgtaacaaaaatataattagtaGAGAGAGATAAAAGATATACACGAATTTGAGAGAAACCTCCTTTATGATATACAAGATCTCTTTATATagaaacatatatttattttggtctTAATCTTTcgattttcaaaaaatatatacaaatatttattttgatctAGTAATTTGAAGTTCAGACctagaaatatataaaatatgaccaattttttttttttttcacacacATGTATTTCATGAATGAAgctataatataaaatcataaacactATAGTAGTTTTTTATTCTTATGATATACTAATTATTTATAACACATTCATAATGTATATAGACAACAGTAAAAAAActgtatataaaaaataactacaaataattactttaaaataattgcattattgcaaatatcatttctaaGTCTTCATATTCTattatgatttaattttatttattcttttgaagAAAACATACACCGTAATGAGTTTGAAATAGTGCAGGTATTCAACAATTTTCTTCTGCTACTTATTCCATACAATACTCTCACAAGTAGATTTAGTATATAGGTAAATTTTGACACTCAGGAATTTGTGGCTGTTTAGCACAAtaatcataaattaaatatttgctTCGTATATTTTTGTAGGCTTGTATTTTCCTAGGGTTTAACCCCCAAAACTTTTCACCATTCCACCAATACTTAGGGGATCTGCATTCTTGGGTGTTGGTTCCTTGAGCTTGGCATGCGTCGATACCAAAACCTCGATAGTGTGCTTCAAAGGGTGCGTCATTCCAATTCACCGGAACTCCATTAGAGGCCCATGTGTCATTCCAGATTGAGGCAATAATCTTCATTGCTTGTGTTGGGTACATTCCTCCTTTATTTGTTGTATTCTTGAACACTCTAATAGGGGTGTCATCCACAAAAAATCTGAGAGATTTCATTTCAATAACAAAGTTACTCTTAAATTttcaaactaaataaataaattgacttCTAAGGACTTGTAAATATGGTTTAATCTAAGGTAAGATAAGTCAAGAACAAGCTAGTCAAAATGTTGTTTAATATTGTTGATTGTCTAAACTTCATTCTGAGTTGATATGTTGAAAGTAAGGGTGATGCAATGATGAATCTAAAATAGGTTTTAGTTATACCATCTTATGATTCTCTAAGCTTTATAAGTTCTTTTTggctctaaaatatttttaaggcGAACAAAACAATTTAGCTCAAGTGGTTAATTAATTCCACTAAAGAACAAATTATTCAGAAAAATTTGAGATTGATTTCTTGGTGAAATAATTCATAGTCATATTTTACTTACCTTCTGACCAAACTCAAAATTATCAGGGACTCTTTTCCCTAAAAACCAGataattaacacaaaaaaaattctaatgcaAGACTTGTGTTTTTCTGAATATTATccttacaaataaaataatatattctataaggaaacaaaaaaaattaatataaggAAATTGATTATATTGTTACATACACTAATTGTTTTTCGTTCCAAAGAAGTGTATAATTATGAAAATCTGCAGCAGGATCAAACCAAAGACGTATCCTTTGCTCCCTACCACCTTTCCCATTAGTAAAAATGTTTGTGTGCAATATATGAGGTCTTTCCTTATTATTGCCACCTAAAAATTCAAAGTCAATTTCATCTCCTGCATCTGCTTTCAACTGcagcaaataaataaaaattaagaagcaataaaaaatattatctaaatttaaagagaaaattaatactacgaatttaaataaaatgagtCATAGTAATTTAGAGTTTGACTGTAAAGTAAGTAAAATCTGGTAAAAAGTAATGCACTGTATATATTTGcaacaataaaattattatcaaatataaatatataagaaaaattacATAGAAAGTTGAGATCACTGCACTAGAATCCTTCTGTGGCAACTTAGTTCTCAGCTTAAACCATCCAGAACCAAATTTCCGTAGAGACTGAAAACCAGAACC
Proteins encoded in this window:
- the LOC11418277 gene encoding putative xyloglucan endotransglucosylase/hydrolase protein 1; protein product: MYLSTLSFFLLHLIIAPLNIKGVNLDNVPFEKNYAPLWGKENIRILDQSQEVQITLNQNSGSGFQSLRKFGSGWFKLRTKLPQKDSSAVISTFYLKADAGDEIDFEFLGGNNKERPHILHTNIFTNGKGGREQRIRLWFDPAADFHNYTLLWNEKQLVFFVDDTPIRVFKNTTNKGGMYPTQAMKIIASIWNDTWASNGVPVNWNDAPFEAHYRGFGIDACQAQGTNTQECRSPKYWWNGEKFWGLNPRKIQAYKNIRSKYLIYDYCAKQPQIPECQNLPIY